One window of the Candidatus Tisiphia endosymbiont of Sialis lutaria genome contains the following:
- the rbfA gene encoding 30S ribosome-binding factor RbfA, with the protein MQKVSDREKSSRQKKVASLINAALVEVLRRGKMLDERLINCPVTITKVLVTADLKVADCYFLPFNTVFNKIQLTESLNNSKYAIRNFITAKINLKYSPEIRFHYDHGFDNADKVDKLLKQAEINRTD; encoded by the coding sequence ATGCAAAAAGTTTCTGATAGAGAAAAATCTTCAAGACAAAAAAAAGTTGCATCATTAATAAATGCAGCATTAGTGGAAGTACTAAGACGTGGTAAAATGTTAGATGAACGGTTGATTAATTGTCCAGTAACTATTACCAAAGTCTTAGTTACGGCTGATTTAAAAGTAGCAGATTGTTACTTTTTACCGTTTAATACGGTTTTTAATAAAATACAACTTACTGAATCTTTAAATAATTCGAAATATGCTATAAGAAATTTTATAACTGCTAAAATTAATTTAAAATATTCACCGGAAATTCGTTTTCATTATGATCATGGATTTGATAATGCTGATAAAGTTGATAAATTATTGAAGCAAGCTGAGATTAATCGAACTGATTAG
- the infB gene encoding translation initiation factor IF-2, which produces MTYDQEPKPKKLTLGGSKLSLNKPSQPTNVTRGFVSSAKTIVEVRKSSTATGALSFNKLWSNSSTAQSGESAAGEEFNRRLTILKKAAEDAKSKIIDTKISTLSKLASINQSKSQDDLEDTIENIQPENIHSQTPQNESQNIEKDSEVLPTLATPSVQDKNPSKPFVRSPVIGSQSHFGVALEDISSTDKAGDNKIVVPKVKIEEPKKLKKADIFNMLDADGSDNAGKTRSLASIRRAREKEKRKAYQQTPDKVYREVIIPEAISVGDIANRMSERATDVIKELMKLGIIATTSQTIDTDTAELIATTLGHTVKRVQESDVENILISEADKEEDLKHRAPIVTIMGHVDHGKTSLLDALKSTDLTSQEAGGITQHIGAYRITLPDGRAITFIDTPGHEAFSEMRTRGAKVTDIVVIVVAADDGIKPQTIEAINHAKAANVPIIVAINKIDKPDINLDRIKNDLLMYDLVSEELGGDIIIVPVSALKKTNLDKLEDAILLVAEMQDLKANFSGLTAGVVIEAKVDKGKGAVATILVQRGTLRNGDIVVAGTKYGKIKRMNNDKGVDITEAEPSLPVEIYGLNEAPRAGEQFNVVQNEKQARDIIEYRERLAKEKKISVTQRSSLEELFLKASGSAGMIKELPIIVKGDVQGSIEAIVTSLLKLPNDEVRVRILHHAVGGILESDVTLAKASNAIIIGFNVRANNNAFAMAEKEKVDIRYYSLIYNLLDDVKSILSGMLSPIIREQYIGTVEIRQIFTVSKVGKIAGSYVTKGTIKRGARARLLRDNIVIHEGKLKTLKRFKDDVKEVHEGFECGIAFENYENIEQFDIVEVFEIIEEKKQLL; this is translated from the coding sequence ATGACGTATGACCAAGAACCTAAACCAAAGAAATTAACACTTGGTGGTTCAAAACTCTCACTTAACAAGCCCTCTCAACCTACTAATGTTACTAGGGGCTTTGTTAGTTCTGCAAAAACCATTGTAGAAGTCAGGAAGAGTAGCACTGCAACTGGTGCTTTATCTTTTAACAAACTTTGGTCTAATAGTTCTACTGCTCAGAGTGGAGAATCTGCTGCTGGGGAGGAATTTAATAGACGACTAACTATTTTAAAAAAAGCAGCAGAAGATGCAAAATCTAAGATTATTGATACTAAGATTAGTACTCTTAGTAAACTGGCAAGTATCAATCAATCTAAGTCACAAGACGATTTAGAAGATACTATAGAAAATATCCAGCCAGAAAATATTCATTCCCAAACTCCGCAAAATGAGTCACAAAATATTGAAAAGGATTCTGAGGTACTTCCTACGTTAGCAACTCCATCTGTACAAGATAAAAACCCATCTAAGCCATTTGTTAGATCACCAGTGATTGGTTCTCAGAGCCATTTTGGTGTTGCACTTGAAGATATTTCTTCAACAGATAAAGCTGGCGATAATAAAATAGTAGTACCAAAGGTTAAAATTGAGGAGCCTAAAAAATTAAAAAAGGCAGATATTTTCAATATGCTTGATGCAGACGGAAGTGATAATGCCGGTAAGACTAGAAGCCTTGCCTCAATAAGAAGAGCAAGGGAAAAAGAAAAACGTAAAGCTTATCAACAAACACCCGACAAAGTGTATAGAGAAGTTATCATTCCTGAAGCCATTTCTGTCGGAGATATAGCCAATAGAATGTCTGAGCGGGCAACCGATGTTATAAAAGAATTGATGAAGCTTGGCATCATTGCTACGACCAGCCAAACAATCGATACAGATACAGCTGAACTTATTGCTACGACCTTAGGGCATACAGTAAAAAGGGTACAAGAATCCGATGTTGAGAATATATTGATTAGTGAAGCTGATAAAGAAGAAGATTTAAAACATAGAGCTCCTATTGTAACGATTATGGGACATGTCGATCACGGTAAAACTTCGTTACTTGACGCTTTAAAATCAACTGATTTGACAAGTCAAGAGGCAGGTGGCATCACCCAACATATTGGTGCTTATCGGATAACATTGCCTGATGGTAGGGCTATTACTTTCATTGATACTCCAGGGCATGAAGCGTTTTCAGAGATGAGGACTAGAGGTGCTAAGGTAACTGATATAGTAGTTATAGTAGTTGCAGCAGATGATGGAATCAAGCCGCAAACGATTGAAGCAATTAATCATGCTAAGGCAGCAAATGTCCCGATAATTGTTGCAATAAATAAGATCGATAAGCCGGATATTAATCTTGACCGAATTAAAAATGATCTGTTAATGTACGATTTAGTTAGTGAAGAATTAGGTGGCGATATTATAATTGTACCGGTTTCCGCTTTGAAGAAAACTAATTTAGATAAGTTAGAAGATGCTATATTATTAGTGGCAGAAATGCAGGATCTTAAGGCTAACTTTAGCGGACTCACTGCTGGTGTAGTTATAGAAGCAAAAGTTGATAAAGGTAAAGGAGCTGTGGCTACTATATTGGTACAACGTGGTACTCTAAGAAATGGAGATATAGTAGTTGCCGGAACAAAATACGGTAAAATTAAGAGAATGAATAATGATAAGGGAGTGGATATTACCGAGGCAGAACCAAGTTTACCAGTAGAGATTTATGGTTTAAATGAAGCTCCGCGTGCAGGAGAGCAGTTTAATGTAGTACAGAATGAAAAACAGGCTCGGGATATTATAGAATATCGTGAACGATTGGCAAAAGAAAAGAAAATTTCTGTTACTCAAAGATCAAGCTTAGAAGAATTGTTCCTAAAAGCTTCTGGCAGTGCTGGTATGATAAAAGAGTTACCAATAATTGTTAAAGGTGATGTACAAGGTTCGATTGAAGCAATTGTTACTAGCCTATTAAAGCTACCAAATGATGAAGTTCGTGTAAGAATTTTACACCATGCAGTAGGTGGAATATTGGAGTCAGATGTTACCTTAGCTAAAGCATCAAATGCTATTATTATTGGCTTTAATGTTAGAGCTAATAATAACGCTTTTGCTATGGCTGAAAAAGAAAAAGTGGATATTAGATACTACTCTCTTATTTATAATTTACTAGACGATGTTAAATCAATACTCAGCGGTATGCTTTCACCAATTATTCGTGAGCAATATATTGGTACAGTCGAGATCAGGCAAATATTCACTGTCTCGAAGGTTGGGAAAATTGCTGGGAGTTATGTTACTAAAGGTACTATTAAAAGAGGTGCTAGGGCTCGCTTATTACGAGACAATATCGTTATTCACGAGGGAAAACTTAAAACTCTCAAACGTTTTAAAGATGATGTCAAAGAAGTCCATGAAGGCTTTGAATGTGGTATCGCTTTTGAAAATTATGAGAATATCGAACAATTTGATATTGTAGAAGTTTTTGAAATTATTGAAGAAAAAAAACAATTATTGTAA
- a CDS encoding palindromic element RPE2 domain-containing protein has translation MGSRNDGATPISNRRALSDDVTNFSSIDYI, from the coding sequence TTGGGTAGCAGGAACGATGGAGCGACGCCTATAAGTAATAGGCGAGCATTGAGCGACGACGTTACCAACTTCTCCTCAATTGACTATATCTGA
- the nusA gene encoding transcription termination factor NusA — translation MVNIGNIEILQIIESVAREKNLPKEALLSAMEQAVQAAGRKKYGNEHNIKAEINRKNGNISLFRVLNVVDNVEDHFTQISLNDAIEKKDDAKIGDEIYELLPPIDLGRVAAQTAKQIIIQRVSETEREKQYEDFKDKKGEILNGIVKRIEFNNIIVDLGRAEAIIKKDQLIRGENFKVNDRIKAYVQDVRLVSKGPLIFLSRSDDQMLIKLLELEIPEIYDNVIELRAIARDPGSKAKVAVFASDSSIDPIGSCVGIKGNRIRAITNELNGEKVDIILWSKNIAQFIMNALAPAEIAKIVIDEDKNMVDVVVSQDNLSLAIGRRGQNVRLASKLTGWNINIMTEDQESKRRSDEFRSATELFMESLDVEEVIAQLLSAQGFTSLEQLASSKIETLMNIEGFEEELAAEIIERSINYVNAKNEKIIIKLENLGVEQELIDILDLQPEFILKLAEYGIKTIEDLGELTVNEFKSLVPNSNMADNDIELLIRTARIADNEQVV, via the coding sequence ATGGTCAATATTGGTAACATAGAAATTTTACAGATTATAGAATCTGTAGCTAGAGAAAAGAACCTTCCTAAAGAAGCTTTACTTTCGGCAATGGAACAGGCTGTACAGGCTGCAGGACGTAAAAAATATGGCAATGAACATAATATAAAAGCTGAAATTAACCGAAAGAATGGTAATATTAGTCTTTTTAGAGTCCTGAATGTAGTAGATAATGTAGAGGATCATTTTACTCAAATTTCTTTAAATGATGCTATCGAAAAGAAAGATGATGCTAAAATTGGCGATGAGATTTATGAACTCTTACCACCTATTGATCTTGGACGTGTTGCAGCTCAAACAGCTAAGCAGATAATAATACAACGTGTTAGTGAAACGGAAAGAGAAAAACAATATGAAGATTTCAAAGATAAGAAAGGTGAGATTTTAAACGGCATTGTTAAGAGAATAGAGTTTAATAATATTATAGTTGACCTTGGTCGTGCTGAGGCAATAATTAAAAAGGATCAGCTAATTAGAGGAGAAAATTTTAAGGTTAATGACCGTATTAAAGCTTATGTACAAGATGTAAGATTAGTGTCTAAAGGTCCGCTAATTTTTCTATCTAGAAGCGATGACCAAATGCTAATAAAATTACTTGAATTAGAGATTCCAGAGATTTATGATAATGTAATTGAGTTGCGAGCTATAGCCCGTGATCCTGGGTCAAAGGCAAAAGTTGCAGTCTTCGCTTCTGACTCCAGCATTGATCCTATAGGTTCATGTGTAGGAATTAAAGGTAATAGGATTAGGGCTATTACTAATGAGCTTAATGGTGAAAAGGTAGATATAATATTATGGAGCAAGAATATTGCCCAATTTATTATGAATGCACTGGCTCCTGCAGAAATTGCAAAAATCGTCATCGATGAAGATAAGAATATGGTTGACGTAGTCGTATCTCAAGATAATTTGAGTCTGGCAATCGGTAGAAGAGGTCAAAATGTTCGTCTAGCATCTAAGCTTACTGGCTGGAATATTAATATAATGACCGAAGATCAAGAATCTAAACGAAGAAGTGATGAGTTTCGTTCTGCTACCGAGTTATTTATGGAATCATTGGATGTTGAAGAAGTTATAGCCCAACTATTATCTGCTCAAGGTTTTACTTCTTTAGAACAGTTAGCTTCTAGTAAAATTGAAACTTTAATGAATATTGAAGGATTTGAAGAAGAATTAGCAGCTGAGATCATTGAACGATCAATAAATTATGTAAATGCTAAGAATGAAAAAATTATTATTAAGCTTGAGAATCTAGGTGTTGAACAAGAATTAATTGATATATTGGATTTACAACCGGAATTTATATTAAAATTAGCTGAATATGGTATAAAAACTATAGAAGATTTGGGAGAATTAACAGTTAATGAGTTTAAATCATTAGTTCCTAATTCTAATATGGCAGATAACGATATCGAATTACTAATTCGTACGGCTCGTATTGCTGATAATGAGCAAGTTGTTTGA
- a CDS encoding porin — protein MKKLIMLLCFSCFSSIAFASGCTTPADAAASDTEIKLEGFFGFQSGYRNQGKLSGTSKNITDNRKNLAFYTEAAFMATAKQELNDVTVGAKIVLLTTTKPKLSAAYNGSHIFLETDYGKVELGTPHDASSNMGVGPGSIVAGAGGWSKFAVLNDDNMKYQGQLPDFITFPDTFQISSYSNSFDDISKGTEASRKISYYTPEMKGFQFGISYIPDSANTGGNRSLKNLDDKGLSKLGVGVTKVDLQGVNGAKGNQIIVNQNVKDAISAGISYKYEIIDDVSVQVAVTGEYAKPADKIIVLDPDSNVLSRNKLSNLTAYNLGAVFTYGNISCAASYGSLGKSLTSKIYHKVGRNTQYYNGAIAYGQGPMKTSVSYFRSLKYKNTVDSVSVGTQYLVTPGLLPYAEISYFQAKGRPVYFVEAPKKRTRGTVALIGARLKF, from the coding sequence ATGAAGAAATTAATAATGTTACTGTGTTTTTCTTGTTTTTCAAGCATAGCATTTGCTAGTGGTTGCACTACTCCAGCTGATGCTGCTGCTTCAGATACGGAAATAAAATTAGAAGGTTTTTTTGGTTTCCAATCTGGTTATAGAAATCAAGGAAAATTGTCAGGAACAAGTAAAAATATTACTGATAATAGGAAAAATCTTGCATTTTATACGGAAGCTGCTTTTATGGCTACTGCCAAACAAGAATTGAATGATGTGACAGTTGGAGCCAAAATAGTTTTACTAACAACCACTAAACCAAAACTTTCTGCAGCTTATAATGGTTCTCATATTTTCTTAGAAACAGACTATGGTAAAGTAGAGTTAGGGACTCCTCATGATGCTAGTTCTAACATGGGTGTTGGTCCAGGTTCAATTGTGGCGGGGGCTGGTGGTTGGTCTAAGTTTGCCGTATTAAATGATGACAATATGAAGTATCAAGGTCAGCTACCAGATTTTATTACTTTTCCTGATACTTTTCAGATAAGTTCATACTCCAATAGTTTTGATGATATAAGCAAAGGAACTGAGGCATCTAGAAAAATTTCTTACTATACCCCGGAAATGAAAGGTTTTCAATTTGGTATTTCTTATATTCCTGATTCAGCAAATACTGGTGGTAATCGTAGTCTAAAAAACTTAGACGATAAGGGTTTGAGTAAATTAGGGGTTGGGGTAACTAAAGTAGATTTACAAGGCGTAAATGGTGCCAAAGGCAATCAGATAATTGTAAATCAGAATGTCAAAGATGCGATCTCTGCTGGGATATCCTATAAATATGAAATTATAGATGATGTATCAGTACAGGTGGCTGTTACAGGAGAGTATGCTAAACCAGCCGATAAGATTATAGTGTTAGATCCAGATAGCAATGTATTATCTAGAAATAAGCTATCAAATCTAACTGCTTACAATTTAGGGGCAGTCTTTACTTATGGTAATATTTCTTGTGCAGCTTCTTATGGTAGTTTAGGTAAAAGTTTGACTTCAAAAATTTATCATAAAGTTGGTCGTAACACACAATATTATAATGGAGCAATTGCTTATGGGCAGGGTCCTATGAAAACAAGTGTTTCTTATTTTAGATCGTTGAAATATAAAAATACTGTCGATTCAGTAAGTGTTGGTACTCAATATTTAGTAACACCAGGGTTATTGCCTTATGCTGAAATATCTTATTTCCAAGCTAAAGGTCGACCAGTTTATTTTGTTGAAGCTCCTAAGAAAAGGACTAGAGGTACTGTTGCTCTTATTGGTGCAAGGCTTAAATTCTAG
- a CDS encoding BON domain-containing protein, which yields MYRINFIIIILSFILTGCLPAIFTAATSSTIAAAKDQSITETIDDVKISAKIKASFIKNSFRELYTKIKVEVEQGRVLLTGIIDKKEDALKAVELVWDVTGVSEVINELIIDKKSDHFDLVQYTKDAMITSQIKARLFIKRDIKWVNYTIITVNNIVYIFGIARSEEELEMVTSIASQINGVERVICHVKMKETKKINNEHDINENEV from the coding sequence ATGTATAGAATTAACTTTATTATTATAATCTTATCTTTCATACTTACAGGTTGTCTTCCAGCTATTTTTACTGCAGCCACTAGTTCTACTATCGCTGCTGCAAAAGATCAGTCCATTACTGAAACAATTGATGACGTAAAAATATCGGCAAAGATCAAAGCTTCTTTTATAAAAAATAGTTTCAGGGAATTATATACTAAGATTAAGGTTGAGGTAGAACAGGGTAGGGTGCTACTGACTGGAATCATAGATAAAAAAGAAGATGCATTAAAAGCTGTAGAACTTGTCTGGGATGTAACAGGAGTTAGTGAAGTTATTAATGAACTGATAATAGATAAAAAAAGTGATCATTTTGACTTAGTGCAATACACTAAAGATGCTATGATTACTAGTCAGATTAAAGCTCGGCTTTTTATTAAGAGAGATATAAAGTGGGTAAATTACACCATTATTACAGTTAATAATATAGTATATATATTTGGTATAGCAAGGTCTGAAGAAGAGCTAGAAATGGTCACTTCTATTGCTTCTCAGATTAATGGGGTGGAAAGAGTAATCTGTCACGTTAAAATGAAGGAAACTAAAAAGATTAATAATGAACATGATATAAATGAAAATGAAGTTTAG
- the pdhA gene encoding pyruvate dehydrogenase (acetyl-transferring) E1 component subunit alpha — protein sequence MIVPGKYKLNSTQYLESYKKILLLRRFEEKCGQLYGMGLIGGFCHLYIGQEAIITGIDLVKQAGDNTITSYRDHAHIISAGTEAKYVLAELMGKETGCSKGKGGSMHMFDVQNKFYGGHGIVGAQVPIGTGLAFAEKYRNTDNVCFTFLGDGAVNQGQVYEAFNIAALWHLPIIYIIENNQYSMGTSVARSTFMTDLYKKGESCGITGFKVNAMSLESVYDYARQAAEFTRNGGGPIILEMDCYRYRGHSMSDPAKYRSKEEVDIYKEQDPLSRVKDIILDNKYASEQQLKEIDKEVKDIIAEAVEFSESSALPDEKELYTNIYVVNE from the coding sequence ATGATTGTTCCTGGGAAATATAAACTAAATAGTACTCAATATCTCGAATCTTATAAAAAGATATTGTTGCTTAGAAGATTTGAAGAAAAATGTGGACAATTATACGGTATGGGTCTAATAGGTGGGTTTTGTCACTTATATATTGGACAAGAAGCGATAATTACTGGTATAGATTTAGTAAAACAGGCTGGTGATAATACTATTACCAGTTATAGGGATCATGCTCATATTATTTCAGCCGGGACTGAAGCAAAATATGTGTTAGCAGAGCTAATGGGTAAGGAAACTGGTTGCTCGAAAGGCAAGGGTGGTTCAATGCATATGTTTGACGTACAAAACAAATTTTACGGTGGGCATGGCATTGTAGGAGCTCAGGTGCCGATAGGTACTGGTTTGGCTTTTGCTGAAAAATATCGAAATACTGATAATGTGTGTTTTACCTTTTTAGGAGATGGGGCAGTTAATCAGGGGCAAGTATATGAAGCTTTTAATATAGCGGCATTATGGCATTTACCGATAATTTATATTATTGAAAATAATCAATATTCAATGGGTACCTCAGTAGCCCGTTCGACCTTTATGACTGACCTTTACAAAAAAGGGGAGTCGTGTGGTATTACCGGCTTTAAAGTAAATGCTATGTCATTAGAATCGGTTTATGATTATGCTCGGCAAGCTGCAGAGTTTACAAGAAATGGTGGCGGACCAATAATATTAGAAATGGATTGTTATCGTTATCGAGGACACTCAATGTCTGATCCAGCCAAATATCGTAGTAAGGAAGAAGTTGATATCTATAAAGAACAAGACCCCTTATCGCGAGTGAAGGATATAATCCTGGATAACAAATATGCTAGTGAGCAGCAGTTGAAAGAAATTGACAAAGAGGTCAAAGATATTATTGCAGAAGCAGTTGAGTTTTCAGAAAGCTCAGCCTTACCGGATGAGAAAGAACTATATACTAATATTTATGTTGTGAATGAGTAG
- a CDS encoding pyruvate dehydrogenase complex E1 component subunit beta, giving the protein MLQITVREALRQAMQEEMLKDDSIFIMGEEVAEYQGAYKVTQGLLEQFGAKRVIDTPITEHGFAGVAIGAAFSGLRPIVEFMTFNFAMQAMDQIVNSAAKTHYMSGGIIKCPIVFRGPNGAASRVAAQHSQNYTACYSHIPGLKVVAPYSAEDHKGLLMTAIRDDGPVIFLENEILYGHSFEVPEIIEPIPFGQAKKLIEGDDATIVTFSLQVKLALDAANSLQDNGINCEVIDLRTIKPLDIETILQSVKKTNRLVIIEEGWFFAGVGATIASMVMSQAFDYLDAPIEIISGKDVPLPYAVNLEKLALPTIEDVISAVKKVCYS; this is encoded by the coding sequence ATGTTACAAATAACAGTACGGGAAGCTTTGCGTCAGGCAATGCAGGAAGAAATGTTGAAGGATGATAGCATCTTTATTATGGGAGAGGAAGTTGCCGAGTATCAAGGAGCATATAAGGTAACCCAAGGATTGTTAGAGCAATTCGGGGCAAAAAGAGTAATTGATACACCAATAACAGAACATGGCTTTGCTGGGGTGGCTATTGGTGCAGCTTTTTCGGGGTTGCGTCCAATTGTTGAATTTATGACATTTAATTTTGCTATGCAAGCAATGGATCAAATAGTTAATTCTGCAGCTAAGACTCATTATATGTCTGGTGGAATTATTAAATGTCCAATAGTATTTCGTGGACCAAATGGAGCAGCAAGTCGAGTTGCTGCACAACATAGTCAAAATTATACAGCTTGTTATAGTCATATTCCGGGGTTAAAAGTAGTAGCTCCCTATAGTGCAGAAGATCACAAAGGGTTGTTAATGACGGCTATTCGTGATGATGGTCCAGTGATTTTTCTAGAGAATGAAATTCTCTATGGGCATAGTTTTGAAGTTCCAGAAATAATCGAGCCTATTCCTTTTGGGCAAGCTAAGAAACTTATTGAAGGTGATGATGCTACCATAGTAACATTTTCCTTACAAGTTAAGTTGGCTTTAGATGCGGCAAATAGTTTGCAGGATAATGGCATTAACTGTGAGGTGATTGACCTTAGAACGATCAAGCCTTTGGATATAGAAACTATATTACAATCAGTCAAAAAGACTAACCGATTGGTTATTATAGAAGAAGGTTGGTTTTTTGCCGGGGTTGGGGCAACTATAGCTAGCATGGTGATGAGTCAGGCATTTGATTATCTAGATGCTCCCATAGAAATTATCTCGGGTAAGGATGTTCCTCTACCATATGCTGTTAATTTAGAGAAATTAGCCTTACCAACTATCGAAGATGTTATTAGTGCTGTGAAGAAAGTGTGTTATAGTTAA
- a CDS encoding HIT domain-containing protein, whose translation MYDKNNVFAKIIGKYLPAEIIYEDENLIAFNDINPVAPVHVIVIPKKEYIDYSDFILKASGDEIKDYFTKLSYIASLVGLEQDGYRLITNKGVISGQSVFHFHFHIIGGKTISKLI comes from the coding sequence ATGTATGACAAAAATAATGTTTTTGCAAAAATTATTGGCAAGTATCTACCAGCAGAAATAATATATGAAGATGAGAATCTAATAGCGTTTAACGATATAAATCCTGTAGCTCCGGTACATGTAATAGTTATACCGAAAAAAGAGTATATTGACTATAGCGACTTTATCCTCAAAGCTTCTGGTGATGAAATTAAAGATTATTTTACCAAACTATCTTATATTGCATCTCTAGTAGGTTTAGAGCAAGATGGCTACCGTTTAATTACCAATAAAGGTGTGATATCCGGACAAAGTGTGTTTCATTTTCACTTCCATATTATTGGTGGAAAAACTATTTCTAAGTTGATATAG
- a CDS encoding DUF2628 domain-containing protein, producing the protein MNIYSIYVNPQKKDNDFIIIKQGFSLFAAFFNIFWALYHRMWLALIITLIISVAISSLGFTYLTFASRIAIMLIFGFFAADMREYDLKQKKYRLTEIILAKSEIEAELKFLKHLM; encoded by the coding sequence ATGAATATTTATTCAATATATGTTAATCCTCAAAAAAAAGATAATGATTTTATTATTATCAAACAGGGTTTTTCGTTATTTGCTGCATTTTTTAATATATTTTGGGCATTATATCACAGAATGTGGTTAGCACTAATAATTACTTTAATAATAAGTGTAGCTATATCAAGCTTAGGTTTTACTTATCTTACCTTTGCCAGTCGAATAGCTATTATGTTAATATTTGGTTTTTTTGCTGCTGACATGAGAGAATATGATTTGAAACAAAAAAAATACCGACTAACAGAAATAATATTAGCAAAATCTGAGATAGAAGCTGAATTAAAATTTTTAAAACACTTAATGTAG
- the hslV gene encoding ATP-dependent protease subunit HslV: MSDNSLHGTTILCLRKGGEVVITADGQVSLGNTILKSTAKKLRTMFNNSIIAGFAGSTADALTLFEKLELKLEKHSYQLLRSAVELAKEWRSDKYLRKLEAMMIVADKKNILILTGNGDVVEPDGDAAAIGSGGLYALASARGLMSFDNNLTAEEIALKSMHIAADICVFSNHNIILEKVI; the protein is encoded by the coding sequence ATGTCAGACAACTCATTACACGGGACTACTATACTGTGCTTAAGAAAAGGCGGAGAAGTCGTGATTACCGCTGATGGTCAGGTTTCCCTTGGTAATACAATTTTAAAATCGACAGCCAAAAAATTAAGAACTATGTTCAATAATAGTATTATTGCAGGCTTTGCTGGCTCTACTGCCGATGCTTTAACTTTATTTGAAAAACTAGAATTAAAGCTAGAAAAACATTCATACCAGTTACTGAGAAGTGCAGTAGAATTGGCAAAAGAGTGGCGTAGCGATAAATATTTACGTAAACTTGAAGCAATGATGATTGTTGCAGATAAAAAAAATATATTAATTCTAACTGGTAATGGTGATGTAGTTGAACCTGACGGGGATGCTGCTGCCATTGGTTCTGGTGGATTATATGCCCTGGCAAGTGCTAGGGGATTAATGTCTTTTGATAATAACCTAACTGCAGAAGAGATTGCTTTAAAATCAATGCATATTGCAGCTGACATTTGTGTTTTCTCTAATCATAACATTATTTTAGAAAAAGTTATATGA